A DNA window from Melanotaenia boesemani isolate fMelBoe1 chromosome 6, fMelBoe1.pri, whole genome shotgun sequence contains the following coding sequences:
- the LOC121642405 gene encoding cornifelin homolog: protein MSNPVVTHQPGAGGYGTNVQTGEWSTGLCSCFSDCLVCALGFFCPLALNCYTANKYGENCCLGCVPGGMTAMRTHMRLTYGIQGTICNDALMTCCCGHFEVCRMAREIRIRNGDISL, encoded by the exons ATGTCAAATCCAGTGGTCACCCATCAACCTGGTGCAGGCGGCTATGGAACAAATGTCCAGACGGGAGAGTGGAGCACAGGCTTGTGCTCGTGCTTCAGTGACTGTTTAGTCT GTGCGCTCGGTTTTTTCTGCCCACTTGCACTGAACTGCTATACAGCAAATAAATATGGTGAAAACTGCTGTTTGGGTTGTGTGCCAGGAGGCATGACAGCCATGAGGACTCATATGAGACTGACTTATGGTATTCAG GGGACCATATGCAATGATGCCCTCATGACCTGCTGCTGTGGacactttgaagtgtgcagGATGGCACGAGAAATCCGCATCAGGAATGGGGACATTTCACTGTAA